A window of Phenylobacterium sp. NIBR 498073 genomic DNA:
TCGTCGTTTAGATAGACCAGCCGGTATTGGTCCGGATGCGCCAGCCAGTAGGCGAGATAGGCCTGGCACATGGCGCGCAGGCGCTGCTGCGGGGTAGCCGCCATCGCCGCCGCTTCGACGACCGAGGCGAACAGCGGGTCGAAGAACTGCTCCCAGACGTGGCGCAGCAGTTCGTTCTTGTTGCGGAAATAGCCATAGAGCGCCATCGGCGAACAGCCGGCCTCGGCTGCGACCTTGCGCATCGAGACGCTTTGGAAGCCTTCGGCCGCGAACAGGCCGCGCGCGGTGGCGATGATGCGCTCGCGCATGGCGTCCACCTGCTCCGGCGAACGCCGGGGCCGTCCCCTCCGAGCCTGCGTCATCCGTCCTCCGTGGCCGCACGAACCCTATTGCACGATCGTCGTTCGTCGATTTAATTATACGCGTATAATTAAATAATCGGAGGCGAGGATGCAGAACCAACCTGATCGGCGCGCGGTGCTTACGGCGTCGATGGCCGGCGCCGGGGCCATGGCGGTCGGCGGATCGGCCGGGGCGTCGACGCCGGCGGCCCAGACCGCCGACGTGATAGTGGTCGGCGGCGGCTTCTCCGGCCTGGCCGCGGCCCGCGCGCTCAAGGCGGCCGGACGCCGGGTGGTGGTTCTGGAGGCCCGCGATCGCGTCGGCGGGCGGGTCAAGCCGGGCCGGATCGCCGGGGTGACCATCGATCTGGGCGGCATGTGGCTCGGTCCGACCCAGACGCGGCTGGCCGAACTGGCCAAGGGCTACGGCGTGGCTGCCTATCCGACTTTCCTCGACGGCAAGAACCTGTTCGAGGTGAACGGCGTGCGCGGGATGGGGCGGGGCGAGGACTCCTTTTCGGCCCTGCCGCCCGACGCCCTGGCCGACTTCGCCGCGATGGTCGGCGAACTGGAGCAGATGGCCGGCAAGCTCAAGGGCGTGGCGCCCTGGGCCGCGCCCGAGGCCGAGGCGCTGGATCGGATCACCTTCGCCACCTGGCTCGACGGCCACGCCAAGACCAAGGGCGGGCGCGGGGTGTTCGAGATGCTGATCCCGGCCCTGCTGTGCGCCCAGCCGCACGACGTCTCGTTGCTGTTCGTGCTGTTCTACCTGCAGTCGGCCGGCGACCTTGCGACGCTGATCTCCTCGGGACCGGGCGGGGCGCAGAACTTCCTGTTCGTCGGCGGGCTGCATCAGGTCGCCGCGCGGATGGCCGCCGAGCTCGGCCCGGCGGTGAAGCTGAACAGCGCTGTCCGCACGATCCGCCAGGACGCCTCGGGCGTGGAGGTGGTCTGCGACGACGGTCGCTACACCGCCCCGCGGGTGATCGTCGCCCTGCCGCCGCCGCTGGCCGGCCGCATCGACTACGCGCCGATGATGCCGCACGCGCGCGACGCCCTGACCCAGCGGATGCCGATGGGCTCGTGCATCAAGGTCTGGGTGGCCTACGAGACCCCGTTCTGGCGCAAGGCGGGCCTGAACGGCTCGCTGTTCAGCGACGCCTTCGCCTTCGGCCCGGCCTTCGACGTCAGCCCGCCGGGGCAGCCGCGCGGCCTGATCGCCGGGTTCTTCGACGGCGCCCATGCCGGCGAGTGGAGCCCGCGCTCGCCCGCCGAGCGGCGCGCCGAGGTGCTGCGTCTGCTGGTCGAGGGGCTGGGGCCCCAGGCGGCGACGCCGCTCGACTATGTGGAGCAGGACTGGTCGACCGAGCAGTGGTCGCGCGGCTGCTACGGGGCCTTCGCGCCGCCCGGCGTGCTGTCGGCCTACGGGCCGTCGCTGCGCGCGCCGGTGGGCCGGGTGCACTGGGCCGGCACCGAGACCGCCGAGATCTGGACCGGCTATGTCGAGGGCGCGATCCGGGCCGGCGAGCGCGCCGCCGCAGAGGCGGTCGCCGCCGGCTAGTGGGCAGGAACCGGTTCGAGGCCCAGGCAGACCGCCACGCAGCGGCGCGCCAGGGCTTCGCCGGCGTCGATGAACGGCAGCCGGCCAGAGCCGGCCTCGATCACCAGCGGAACCTCGGTGCAGCCGGCGATGATCGCCTCGGCCCCGCCGGCCGCGAGGTCGGCGGTCAGGGCGGCCATACCGCTGCGCACGTCGGGTCCGCGCTCGCCGGCCTTGATCCGATACAGCAGCGCCATGAAGTCTTCCTGGCGCTCGCGCTCCAGGGTGACCATGCCCATCCCCAGGGCGGCCAGATACTCGCGATAGAGCTTCAGCGCCTCGCGGGTGCCCAGCACCCCGGCCCGCCGCGCGCCGCTGTCGCGGGCGGCCGCCGAGGCCGTGCCGATCATGTCGATCAGCGGCAGCCCGCTCGCGCGGGTGATGACGTCGGCATAGGCGTGGGCGGTGTTGCAGGCGATGGCCAGCACGTCGGCGCCGGCCCCGCGCAGGGCCCCGGCCATCTCGGCCAGCACCGGGCCGGGCCGGTTCACCGGGTCGTTGCGGTCGGGCACCTGCGGGTTGATGTCGACCAGGGTGCGGATGTGGTCCTGGTCACGCTCGGCGGGCGTCAGCGCCTGCAGCTTGGCGAGGAAGTCCAGCGTCGCCGCCGGTCCCATCCCGCCCAGCACGCCCAGGACCAGGCTCACGTGAGCGATCCTTCGAGCTCGCTGTGATAGCCGAACAGGCCCTGCGCTCCGCCGGTGTGCAGCAGCACGACCGTCTCGTCCTTGAAGGTCCCCTTGCGGGCCAGGTCGATCAGGCCCTTGACCGCCTTGCCGGTATAGACCGGGTCGAACAGCAGGCCCTCGGTCCGCGCCGCCAGTTTCAGGGCGTCGATCACGCCCTCGTCGATCAGGCCGTAGCCGGCGCCGACATAGTCGCAATTGGCGAGCGTCATCTCGCGGGTGACGCGATCGCCGTGACCCAGCAGGGCGGCGGTCTCGACCGCCAGTTTGTGAACGTTGGCTTCCTGGACATCTCTCGGCGCCCGCACCCCGATCCCCAGCACGGGGATGTCGGCCCCCAGCAGGGCAAGGCCGGCGACCAGACCGGCGTGCGTACCGGCGCTGCCGGTCGCCGTGACGATACGGTCGATGGTCAGGTTCTCGGCGTCCGCCTGGCGCACCAGCTCCAGCGCGCAATCGACATAGCCGAGCGCCCCGATCGCGTTCGAACCCCCGCCTGGAATAACGTACGGCTTGCCGCCGCGCTCGCGCACCGCCTGGGCGGATTTTTCGAGCTCGGCGTTCATGTCGGTCCCGCCCGGCACGTTCCTGATGGCCGCGCCGAGCAACCTGTCGAGAAGCACGTTGCCCGAGCCGTTATAGTCGGCCGCGTTCGACCCGGTGCGGGCCTCCAGGATGACCTCGCAGGCCAGGCCGAACTTGGCGGCGGCCGCCGCCGTCTGGCGCACGTGATTGGATTGAACGGCGCCTTGGGTGATCAGCGTATCGGCGCCTTTCGCCAGGGCGTCGCCGACCAGGAATTCCAGCTTGCGGGTCTTGTTGCCGCCGCCGGCCAGGCCCGTGCAGTCGTCACGCTTCACGTATAGCGACTTGATCCCCAGCTCGGCCGCGAGCCGCGGGGCGGGCTCCAGCGGGGTGGGAAGGTGCGCGAACCGCGCGCGCGGGAACCTGGCAAGCTGCATGGGATACTCCTCAAGCGCCTGCCTAGCACGCGGCCAAGGTCGCTCGCGAGCCCAGATTCTCTGGCCCAGCTAGGGCTTGATCTTGGGCGGCAGGGCGGCGGCCTGCTCGGGCGTCAGTTTGGTTATGTCTTTGATGATGCAGGGAGAAAGCATCCCGGGATTGGTGTGGACCTTAATGTCTAGATCCAGCGGCCGGCAGATCAGGTCGACGCCCGCGGTCGGCGCCATGACCAGCGCGTCGTTCGAGCTGGCGCCGGCCAGGCAGTTGCCGGACATCCCCAGGCGATAGACGTCGCGGTGGCGCACCGACAGGTAGACGGTCTGGTCGTCGCCCTTGGTGTGGTTGTCGATCTGGCTCATCCGAAAGCATTGGTTGGACGGGCCGGCCGGCTTGGCGGGCTCCTGGGCCAGGGCCGGCGCGGCGAGCGCGGCGGCGGCGAGGGCGGCGAGGATAAGGCGTTGCATGGCGATCCTCCTGAGACGGCCAGTCTAGGCGCCAGATTGCGGCTGGACGGCGGCGCTTTCAATTGGCGGCGTTCGCGCCTATGACTGGCGCTTGTCCTCGGGGGGCCGCGCTTAGGCGGCTGAGAGGCGGGCGAGCCCGCGACCCGTAGAACCTGATCCGGGTCATGCCGGCGAAGGGAAGGCGTTCCGAGCATGCGCATGCCCGGATTCCCGGTCGCCGGCAGGCCTTCTGGCCGCATAGGAGCTTGCCGGTGAACATTCAGACGCCCGTCAAAGACGCCATACCCACCGGCGAGCGCCCCGGCTCGCGCAAGGTCTATCAGCCCGGCGTACTGTGGCCCGACATCCGCGTGCCGTTCCGCGAGGTGGCGGTGCATCCGTCGGCGAACGAGCCGCCGGTGACCATCTACGACCCCTCCGGCCCCTACACCGATCCCAAGGCGAAGATCGACATCGACCAGGGTCTGGCCCGCGTGCGCGAGCCCTGGGTCGTCTCCCGCGGCGACATCGAGGTGGTTGAAAATCCTCGCGAAGTGAAGCCCGAGGACAACGGCTTCGCCAAGGGCGAGCATCTGGCTCCGCAATTCTCGGCGCCGCGCCGGGTCTACCGCGCCAAGGGTGGGGCGGCCGTCACCCAGCTCGAATACGCGCGCCGCGGGATCATCACGCCGGAGAT
This region includes:
- a CDS encoding TetR/AcrR family transcriptional regulator, with translation MRERIIATARGLFAAEGFQSVSMRKVAAEAGCSPMALYGYFRNKNELLRHVWEQFFDPLFASVVEAAAMAATPQQRLRAMCQAYLAYWLAHPDQYRLVYLNDDRVEDGEVFYAHLPETANRHAVFSEAIADCQAAGEIAPGDKTAKGEALLCMMIGVAHNLITVSEHRWSPGTQLLDVMLDGLFAQRA
- a CDS encoding FAD-dependent oxidoreductase is translated as MQNQPDRRAVLTASMAGAGAMAVGGSAGASTPAAQTADVIVVGGGFSGLAAARALKAAGRRVVVLEARDRVGGRVKPGRIAGVTIDLGGMWLGPTQTRLAELAKGYGVAAYPTFLDGKNLFEVNGVRGMGRGEDSFSALPPDALADFAAMVGELEQMAGKLKGVAPWAAPEAEALDRITFATWLDGHAKTKGGRGVFEMLIPALLCAQPHDVSLLFVLFYLQSAGDLATLISSGPGGAQNFLFVGGLHQVAARMAAELGPAVKLNSAVRTIRQDASGVEVVCDDGRYTAPRVIVALPPPLAGRIDYAPMMPHARDALTQRMPMGSCIKVWVAYETPFWRKAGLNGSLFSDAFAFGPAFDVSPPGQPRGLIAGFFDGAHAGEWSPRSPAERRAEVLRLLVEGLGPQAATPLDYVEQDWSTEQWSRGCYGAFAPPGVLSAYGPSLRAPVGRVHWAGTETAEIWTGYVEGAIRAGERAAAEAVAAG
- a CDS encoding amino acid racemase is translated as MSLVLGVLGGMGPAATLDFLAKLQALTPAERDQDHIRTLVDINPQVPDRNDPVNRPGPVLAEMAGALRGAGADVLAIACNTAHAYADVITRASGLPLIDMIGTASAAARDSGARRAGVLGTREALKLYREYLAALGMGMVTLERERQEDFMALLYRIKAGERGPDVRSGMAALTADLAAGGAEAIIAGCTEVPLVIEAGSGRLPFIDAGEALARRCVAVCLGLEPVPAH
- a CDS encoding D-cysteine desulfhydrase; this encodes MQLARFPRARFAHLPTPLEPAPRLAAELGIKSLYVKRDDCTGLAGGGNKTRKLEFLVGDALAKGADTLITQGAVQSNHVRQTAAAAAKFGLACEVILEARTGSNAADYNGSGNVLLDRLLGAAIRNVPGGTDMNAELEKSAQAVRERGGKPYVIPGGGSNAIGALGYVDCALELVRQADAENLTIDRIVTATGSAGTHAGLVAGLALLGADIPVLGIGVRAPRDVQEANVHKLAVETAALLGHGDRVTREMTLANCDYVGAGYGLIDEGVIDALKLAARTEGLLFDPVYTGKAVKGLIDLARKGTFKDETVVLLHTGGAQGLFGYHSELEGSLT
- a CDS encoding DUF6491 family protein, producing MQRLILAALAAAALAAPALAQEPAKPAGPSNQCFRMSQIDNHTKGDDQTVYLSVRHRDVYRLGMSGNCLAGASSNDALVMAPTAGVDLICRPLDLDIKVHTNPGMLSPCIIKDITKLTPEQAAALPPKIKP